Proteins from a genomic interval of Chryseobacterium indologenes:
- a CDS encoding 2-isopropylmalate synthase, producing the protein MNSEKIEIFDTTLRDGEQVPGCKLNKEQKLIIAERLDELGIDIIEAGFPISSPGDFESVSEISKLVKNARVCGLTRANKKDIDVAAESLQFAKRPRIHTGIGTSDSHIRYKFNSTREDIIERAAEAVKYAKRYVEDVEFYAEDAGRTDNEYLAQVCEAVIKAGATVLNIPDTTGYCLPEEYGQKIKYLKENVKGIEKAVLSCHCHNDLGLATANSIAGAINGARQIECTINGLGERAGNTALEEVVMILKQHKDLNLHTNVNSRMLNEMSQMVSDLMGMSVQPNKAIVGANAFAHSSGIHQDGVIKNRETYEIIDPAEVGVNTSSIILTARSGRSALAYRFKHIGYEVTKNELDYLYEEFLKVADMKKEIGNDDLNLMMNAFSRKIG; encoded by the coding sequence ATGAATTCCGAAAAAATTGAAATTTTTGATACCACGCTGAGAGATGGGGAACAGGTTCCGGGATGTAAACTGAATAAGGAACAAAAACTGATTATTGCTGAAAGGCTCGATGAGCTAGGGATTGATATCATTGAAGCAGGATTTCCAATTTCCAGTCCGGGAGATTTTGAATCTGTTTCTGAAATTTCAAAACTCGTGAAAAATGCCAGAGTTTGCGGATTGACAAGAGCCAACAAAAAAGATATTGATGTAGCAGCGGAATCTTTACAATTTGCAAAAAGACCAAGAATACATACGGGAATCGGAACTTCAGATTCCCACATCAGATATAAATTCAATTCTACAAGAGAAGATATCATAGAACGCGCAGCAGAAGCAGTAAAATATGCCAAAAGATATGTAGAAGATGTAGAATTTTATGCTGAAGATGCCGGAAGAACAGATAATGAATATCTGGCTCAGGTATGCGAAGCTGTTATAAAAGCCGGAGCTACAGTACTAAATATTCCCGATACTACGGGATATTGCCTGCCTGAAGAATACGGACAAAAGATAAAATACCTTAAAGAAAATGTAAAAGGTATCGAAAAAGCGGTGTTGTCCTGTCACTGTCATAATGATCTTGGACTGGCCACTGCCAATTCTATTGCCGGAGCAATCAATGGAGCTCGGCAGATAGAATGTACCATCAACGGACTTGGGGAGAGAGCAGGAAATACAGCGTTGGAAGAAGTCGTCATGATTCTGAAGCAGCATAAAGACCTGAACCTCCATACCAATGTTAATTCCAGGATGCTGAACGAAATGAGCCAGATGGTTTCTGACCTGATGGGAATGTCTGTGCAGCCCAACAAAGCGATTGTAGGAGCCAATGCTTTTGCACACAGTTCAGGAATTCACCAGGACGGGGTCATTAAAAACAGGGAAACTTATGAAATCATCGATCCTGCAGAAGTTGGAGTAAATACTTCCTCCATTATTCTGACGGCAAGAAGCGGACGTTCTGCTCTGGCTTACAGATTCAAGCATATCGGCTATGAGGTTACCAAAAATGAGCTTGATTATTTATATGAAGAGTTTTTAAAAGTTGCCGATATGAAAAAAGAGATCGGTAATGATGATCTCAACCTGATGATGAATGCCTTCAGCAGAAAAATAGGATAG